From Glycine soja cultivar W05 chromosome 4, ASM419377v2, whole genome shotgun sequence, the proteins below share one genomic window:
- the LOC114408996 gene encoding pleiotropic drug resistance protein 1-like — protein sequence MESGELRVASARIGSSSVWRSSGGVDVFSGSSRRDDDEQELKWAAIEKLPTYLRMTRGILTEAEGQPTEIDINKLCPLQRKNLVERLVKIAEQDNEKFLFKLRDRIDSVGLEIPAIEVRFEHLNVEAEAHVGSRALPTIFNFCINLLEGFLNSLHLIPSRKKPFTVLDDVSGIIKPKRMSLLLGPPSSGKTTLLLALAGRLGKDLKFSGRVSYNGHGMEEFVPQRTSAYISQTDLHIGEMTVRETLAFSARCQGIGTRNEMLAELSRREKAANIKPDPDLDIYMKAAALEGQETNVVTDYIMKILGLEICADTMVGDDMIRGISGGQKKRVTTGEMLVGPARALLMDEISTGLDSSTTFQMVNSLRQSIHILNGTAVISLLQPAPETYELFDDIILLSDGQIVYQGPRENVLEFFEYMGFKCPERKGVADFLQEVTSRKDQEQYWANKDEPYSFVTVKEFAEAFQSFHVGRKLGDELATPFDMSKGHPAVLTKNKYGVCKKELLKACVSREFLLMKRNSFVYIFKMWQLILTGFITMTLFLRTEMHRDTETDGGIYMGALFFVLIVIMFNGYSELSMSIMKLPVFYKQRDLLFFPCWAYSLPTWILKIPITLVEVGIWVVMTYYVIGFDPSIERFIKQYFLLVCINQMASGLFRFMGAVGRNIIVANTVGSFALLAVMVMGGFILSRVDVKKWWLWGYWFSPMMYGQNALAVNEFLGKSWSHVPPNSTEPLGVKVLKSRGIFPEAYWYWIGVGASIGYMLLFNFLFPLALHYLDPFGKPQALISEEALAERNAGRNEHIIELSSRIKGSSDRGNESRRNMSSRTLSARVGSIGASEHNKKRGMVLPFTPLSITFDEIRYSVEMPQEMKSQGILEDRLELLKGVNGVFRPGVLTALMGVSGAGKTTLMDVLSGRKTAGYVQGQITISGYPKKQETFARIAGYCEQTDIHSPHVTVYESLVYSAWLRLPPEVDSVTRQMFIEEVMELVELTSLREALVGLPGVNGLSTEQRKRLTIAVELVANPSIIFMDEPTSGLDARAAAIVMRTVRNTVDTGRTVVCTIHQPSIDIFDAFDELLLLKRGGEEIYVGPLGQCCSQLINYFEGINGVPKIKKGYNPATWMLEVTSEAQEAALGLNFAEIYKNSDLYRRNKALIRELSTPTTGFKDLYFPTKYSQTFITQCMACLWKQHLSYWRNPPYSAVRLLFTTIIALLFGTIFWDIGSKRQRKQDLFNAMGSMYAAVLFIGIQNATSVQPVVAIERTVFYRERAAGMYSALPYAFGQVAIEIPYIFIQTLVYGVIVYAMIGFDWTFSKFFWYLFFMFFTFLYFTFYGMMAVGLTPDHNVATIVSFGFYMIWNLFSGFVIPRTRMPVWWRWYFWICPVSWTLYGLVTSQFGDIKERIDTGETVEEFVRSYFGYRDDFVGVAAAVLVGFTLLFGFTFAFSIKAFNFQKR from the exons ATGGAAAGTGGTGAACTGAGAGTGGCAAGTGCACGCATAGGGAGCTCCAGCGTGTGGAGGAGCAGTGGTGGCGTTGATGTGTTTTCAGGGTCTTCAAGAAGGGATGATGATGAACAAGAGCTTAAATGGGCTGCAATTGAGAAACTCCCCACTTATCTACGTATGACTAGGGGCATTCTCACCGAGGCTGAAGGCCAACCTACAGAGATTGATATAAACAAACTCTGTCCACTTCAGAGGAAGAACTTGGTGGAGAGGCTCGTCAAGATTGCAGAACAAGACAATGAGAAGTTCTTGTTCAAGTTAAGGGATCGCATTGATAG TGTTGGACTTGAAATTCCGGCGATTGAAGTCCGTTTTGAGCACTTGAATGTTGAGGCAGAAGCTCATGTGGGAAGCAGGGCACTACCTACAATCTTTAACTTCTGCATTAATTTGTTGGAG GGGTTCCTCAATTCTCTTCACCTTATTCCAAGTCGAAAGAAGCCATTCACAGTTCTTGATGATGTCAGTGGAATCATCAAGCCTAAAAG AATGTCACTGCTTTTAGGCCCTCCAAGCTCTGGAAAGACCACATTGTTGTTGGCACTAGCTGGAAGACTTGGTAAAGATCTAAAA TTTTCGGGGCGAGTTTCGTATAATGGTCATGGGATGGAGGAATTTGTACCTCAGAGAACATCAGCTTACATAAGTCAAACTGATCTACACATAGGAGAAATGACAGTAAGAGAAACATTGGCCTTCTCTGCAAGGTGTCAAGGGATTGGAACCCGTAATG AGATGCTGGCGGAATTGTCAAGAAGAGAGAAGGCTGCAAACATTAAGCCAGATCCTGATCTTGATATTTATATGAAG GCAGCAGCACTAGAAGGCCAAGAAACCAATGTTGTTACAGATTATATAATGAAG ATTTTGGGACTAGAAATTTGTGCTGATACCATGGTAGGGGATGACATGATTCGAGGTATTTCTGGCGGACAAAAGAAGAGAGTCACAACTG GTGAGATGCTAGTTGGACCAGCAAGAGCACTTCTCATGGATGAAATATCAACTGGTTTAGACAGTTCTACCACATTCCAAATGGTTAATTCTTTAAGACAATCTATCCACATTCTGAATGGAACAGCTGTGATCTCTCTTCTCCAGCCAGCACCAGAAACTTACGagttatttgatgatataattcTCCTCTCAGATGGGCAAATTGTGTATCAGGGTCCAAGGGAAAATGTTCTCGAGTTCTTTGAATACATGGGGTTCAAATGTCCAGAGAGGAAAGGAGTAGCAGATTTTTTACAAGAA GTaacatcaagaaaagaccaagaacaGTATTGGGCAAATAAAGATGAGCCATACTCCTTCGTCACTGTTAAAGAGTTTGCTGAAGCATTTCAGTCGTTTCACGTTGGTCGAAAACTCGGTGATGAACTTGCCACTCCATTTGACATGTCCAAAGGCCACCCTGCTGTGTTGACAAAAAACAAGTATGGTGTTTGCAAGAAAGAACTTCTGAAAGCCTGTGTGTCCAGAGAATTCTTACTTATGAAAAGGAATTCGTTTGTCTATATTTTCAAGATGTGGCAA CTGATTTTAACGGGGTTCATAACAATGACATTGTTCCTGAGAACTGAGATGCACCGGGATACAGAAACTGATGGTGGGATCTATATGGGAGCACTGTTCTTCGTACTAATTGTGATTATGTTTAATGGATACTCCGAATTATCCATGTCCATCATGAAACTCCCAGTTTTCTATAAGCAAAGGGACCTTCTCTTTTTTCCTTGTTGGGCATACTCTCTGCCTACATGGATCCTTAAGATTCCTATCACCTTAGTGGAAGTTGGTATTTGGGTTGTGATGACTTACTATGTTATAGGATTTGATCCTAGTATTGAGAG GttcatcaagcaatactttctACTTGTTTGTATCAACCAAATGGCATCAGGACTTTTTCGATTTATGGGGGCAGTTGGGAGGAACATCATTGTTGCAAACACAGTTGGGTCATTTGCTTTACTTGCAGTTATGGTCATGGGTGGATTTATCCTATCTAGAG TTGATGTGAAGAAGTGGTGGTTGTGGGGTTACTGGTTCTCGCCCATGATGTATGGACAAAATGCTCTAGCTGTGAATGAGTTCCTTGGAAAGAGTTGGTCACAT GTTCCACCTAATTCAACAGAACCATTAGGAGTAAAGGTCTTGAAGTCACGTGGGATCTTCCCTGAAGCATACTGGTATTGGATTGGAGTTGGAGCTTCCATTGGATACATGTTACTGTTCAACTTCCTTTTCCCCTTAGCTTTACATTATCTTGACC CATTTGGTAAACCCCAAGCTCTAATATCCGAAGAGGCCTTAGCTGAGAGAAATGCTGGCAGAAACGAACACATCATTGAATTATCATCTAGAATCAAAGGCTCTTCTG ATAGAGGGAATGAAAGTCGTAGAAATATGTCCTCCAGAACACTGTCAGCAAGAGTGGGTAGCATTGGTGCAAGTGAACACAACAAGAAACGAGGGATGGTTCTTCCTTTCACACCCCTTTCCATCACTTTTGATGAAATCAGATATTCGGTGGAGATGCCACAG GAAATGAAGAGCCAAGGCATTCTTGAAGATCGACTTGAACTGTTGAAGGGTGTTAATGGAGTCTTTAGGCCAGGAGTTCTTACAGCTCTAATGGGTGTAAGTGGGGCTGGTAAAACAACTCTAATGGATGTGTTATCTGGAAGAAAAACAGCAGGTTATGTTCAAGGGCAAATCACTATATCTGGGTACCCTAAAAAGCAAGAAACGTTTGCGCGCATAGCAGGATACTGTGAGCAGACTGATATCCACTCTCCCCATGTTACAGTCTATGAGTCTTTGGTTTATTCTGCATGGCTTCGGTTACCCCCTGAGGTTGATTCTGTCACCAGACAG ATGTTCATTGAGGAAGTTATGGAGCTGGTAGAGCTGACTTCATTAAGAGAAGCCTTGGTGGGATTGCCTGGAGTGAATGGCCTCTCCACGGAGCAGCGCAAGAGGTTAACAATTGCAGTTGAACTTGTTGCCAATCCATCTATTATATTCATGGATGAACCTACCTCTGGCCTTGATGCCAGAGCTGCTGCTATAGTAATGAGAACAGTGAGGAATACAGTTGATACCGGACGAACTGTGGTCTGCACAATCCACCAGCCTAGCATTGATATATTTGATGCTTTTGATGAG CTACTTTTGTTGAAGCGTGGAGGTGAGGAAATATATGTGGGACCTTTAGGCCAGTGTTGTTCTCAACTGATCAATTACTTTGAG GGAATTAATGGGgtgccaaaaattaaaaagggcTATAATCCTGCTACTTGGATGTTGGAGGTTACTTCAGAAGCACAAGAAGCAGCTCTTGGACTTAACTTCGCTGAAATATACAAGAATTCTGACCTATATAG GAGAAACAAGGCCTTGATCAGGGAACTTAGCACACCTACAACAGGTTTCAAAGACTTGTACTTCCCCACAAAGTACTCACAGACTTTCATCACCCAATGCATGGCTTGCCTTTGGAAACAGCACCTATCATACTGGCGAAATCCCCCATATAGTGCAGTgagacttttattcacaactaTCATAGCCTTATTGTTTGGGACAATATTTTGGGATATTGGCTCCAAAAG GCAAAGAAAACAAGATCTATTTAATGCAATGGGATCCATGTATGCTGCAGTCCTCTTCATTGGGATACAAAATGCTACATCTGTGCAACCAGTTGTAGCCATTGAGAGAACAGTCTTCTATAGAGAAAGAGCTGCTGGAATGTACTCAGCTTTACCATATGCATTTGGACAG GTTGCTATTGAGATCCCATACATATTCATACAAACCCTCGTGTATGGAGTCATAGTGTATGCTATGATTGGGTTTGATTGGACGTTCAGCAAGTTCTTTTGGTATCTCTTCTTCATGTTCTTTACCTTTTTATACTTCACGTTTTATGGCATGATGGCTGTGGGTCTTACCCCGGATCACAACGTAGCTACTATAGTTTCCTTTGGGTTCTACATGATATGGAACCTCTTCTCAGGATTCGTCATTCCACGAACC AGAATGCCAGTGTGGTGGAGATGGTA